One Nicotiana tomentosiformis chromosome 1, ASM39032v3, whole genome shotgun sequence genomic window, ttgaaacaagattttcatcagggggagtaaaatacgcgatgtactcttttttttccttactaaggttttttcccacagggttttccttataaggtttttaatgaggcagctagaaatgcgtattactaaatatgtgtactctttttccttcactaggatttttcccactgagtttttcctagtaaggttttaacgaggcacaataccttttaatgaacatccaagggggagtgttatgaaaataattatattgtggatgttcatttattactccgctatagataatcttcctgaagaagattatccatttagtactctgttaaaATTTATCTACAAACAGCTGATGCAGgaaggttgcaagcagctcaatgaaatgatttgcagcaatttcttattaaacaggcaggttgcaagttgctcatgcagacagcttacaagcagcttcctgaaaagcctcgcagctgcttcctttcttctataaatagaggagttttcaattcattatgtatataagtttgaagtttgaataatatatcagtttctctctatacttgtctttactttaccgtttttattttataacatatgGTTTAATGTTCCTAGTTTTAACGAAATACTTCCAATTTAGAAGCTACTATATATGGGCTTCAGTCGGCCCAAATTTCTCTAATGGGTCACTAACGCACCACAGGCCCTCAAGCCTTCTCCTATTTCTCCTCCTCAGGTTTCTCTCTCCGTGCTCAGCTCCTCCATTGTTGATTACTCAACAGGTAACTTTTCGAATTTGAGATtaagctttttttttttattgaaacTTTTTAATTCTGTGGACACATCAAATATAATTCCTTATTTTTCTATTGTTATCAATCAAAATCggtatataattttttaaaattttgtgttACTTTCGCCCAAACTGAGCTTATGTGAGCTTTGTAAAAATAGCTGGTCCAACTGTCCAAGACCAGATAAAGGAGACGGGTTGCGATATGTTGACAATCGATGTAAAAATAGCTTTGTGCAATCTGAATAATGAATACAGAAATTCATGTAACCAACCTAACTTGGATTAGAACCTAGTTGAATGATTGATGTGGGTCTTGTGGCGGTGGCGCAGTAAGAGCAGCGAGTGTAGGTGGTCAGTGGAGTGGAAGAGGTGGAGAATAAATTAGGTTTTGAACCGGTTCGGTTACTGTATCAACGTCTAGACAGTGAAAATTGAATCAACATTAAACTGAAGATGTTAAAATTAGAGTTAACCCAGTGAGTTTTTAGTGGGAGGCTAACATTTTCCGGTTGATGAGACAGGTGTGGCTGTTTTAAAAAACTTTATTTTGAATTCAATGACCTGCAAATATTAGTTAGCCCATTTTGGTTTGCTCCATTTTCTTTCCTTGTTGTGTTGTTTAGTAAATTTAGTTTAATGATAAATTTTTTGGCTATCTAACATCATTCATTTAGTACTTTTTCATTGCTGGTTCATAATTTGTTTTATCCATTAGCAGTTTTTTTTATagaaaatttgataatttttgtttcAGAGAGTGAAGTTTATTCCTTCCCGAAGAAAAATGAAAGAGGAAGAAGTAAATAGGTGCCAGATCCAGGAGTGGTACCCCAGATTTAAATCTGATTCCATAAAGACAACGATACATGAGCTGCCCGAATCCTTTGTAGAGTACCTTACCGATGATCACGGTCCATTCCTTCTCCCCCTTTCTATTGATGATAGTGATGCTCTACCTAATAGGATCCATAAACCTGAAGAAGAGGAGAATTTTGAAGTATCTGAAGGGTCGGAGGATGAATCAGATCGACCGTCGCCACCTCCTTCTTTCCCAGAACTCGAACAGGAGATCAAGGAATCTATAAAGGCCCTTGGGGGTTCTGTCTTCGTGAAGCTTAATTGGAGCGCACCAAAAGATGCTGCATGGATCAGTTCAACTGGGAATCTGTGCTGCAACTCTTTCAGTGAGGTTGCACTTCTACTACGGGCATCAGACTCTCTAATCCATGATCTGTGTCATGCATATGATTCCTGCAGTGATAAGACTAACTATAGGCCCCCAAAGTTTTTCCTTGCACTTCGCAAATGGTACTCTTCCCTGCGCCCTGAGATGGAATTCCGCTGCTTTGTACGCAATGGGATCCTCGTGGGAGTCTCTCAGCGTGAGGTGACTGGATTTTATCCTGCCCTTCTTGAAAAGAAGGATGAGGTGATAGCAATAATTGAGAGATT contains:
- the LOC104090120 gene encoding uncharacterized protein produces the protein MKEEEVNRCQIQEWYPRFKSDSIKTTIHELPESFVEYLTDDHGPFLLPLSIDDSDALPNRIHKPEEEENFEVSEGSEDESDRPSPPPSFPELEQEIKESIKALGGSVFVKLNWSAPKDAAWISSTGNLCCNSFSEVALLLRASDSLIHDLCHAYDSCSDKTNYRPPKFFLALRKWYSSLRPEMEFRCFVRNGILVGVSQREVTGFYPALLEKKDEVIAIIERFFLYKVKGNFASESYTFDIYVTNDERVKLLDFNPWGAFTLPLLFSWEELEDKLKEEGNCLEFRIVESQCGVRPGLKTAVPYDYLDTSPGSGWDEFLRKADEELAQQIRSPQAGA